From the genome of Gilliamella sp. wkB7, one region includes:
- a CDS encoding stealth family protein: MRIIAKTKKLFRNPSLFIDDYKAKRKKIDLSNISFELEKKIETTAKEEEKKEVKKEEKKKEEKKKEEKKEAKKVEKEEKKKEEKKEEKKKEEKKKEEKKEAKKVEKEEKKKKKNPVYFQRVAISKNGQLFYEKLTEICKLINIPFMTGATDDVWMKGIHIDYENLYEFIKVLQYWFSENSYYLKVDNEYFLIKNITSKVDIPKLKYFDLVHVEKEYSSESYTNKYYSLIRVSFWSLQANYSNFPLYTIKENNKYISKLTQDTFKEFVNNNQDLDEFLNVRSSNFSFPIDAVITWVNGDDPEWKSEKEFYSNLHLVNDSNNNTESRANEDERFRNRNELKYLLRSIEMFAPFIRKIFIVTCGQTPEWLNIDNDRIVLVNHNEIYKDKEALPVFNSSSIETQLHHIEGLSEHFIYFNDDFMLTDFCVPNDFFFANGIMKYFPSDTRVFESDIDDSREEYLIADRNAISLIKEDFGKSGNDVMLHCPYPSRKSILSLLEDRFESEFAKCAKERFRSKNDLRPIAFMQYHYGFLKGLAIPSSLTHRYLALYKDTIDRQFNGVFVTRKYKSICINDVAVPTERLSAVNELTIQFLESYFPFESSFEK, translated from the coding sequence ATGAGAATTATAGCTAAAACAAAAAAATTATTTCGTAATCCTTCACTTTTTATTGATGATTACAAAGCAAAAAGGAAAAAAATTGATTTATCAAATATTTCTTTTGAGTTAGAAAAAAAGATAGAAACAACAGCGAAGGAAGAGGAAAAGAAAGAAGTAAAGAAAGAGGAAAAAAAGAAAGAGGAAAAAAAGAAAGAAGAAAAGAAAGAGGCTAAAAAAGTGGAGAAAGAAGAAAAAAAGAAAGAAGAAAAGAAAGAGGAAAAAAAGAAAGAGGAAAAAAAGAAAGAAGAAAAGAAAGAGGCTAAAAAAGTGGAGAAAGAAGAAAAAAAGAAAAAAAAGAACCCTGTGTATTTTCAAAGAGTGGCTATTTCTAAAAATGGACAATTATTTTATGAAAAACTTACTGAAATTTGTAAACTAATCAATATTCCGTTTATGACAGGTGCTACGGATGACGTTTGGATGAAAGGAATTCATATTGATTATGAAAATCTTTATGAGTTTATCAAAGTACTTCAATATTGGTTTTCAGAAAATAGTTATTATCTCAAAGTAGATAACGAGTATTTTTTAATAAAAAATATTACTTCCAAAGTTGATATTCCAAAACTTAAATATTTTGACCTTGTTCATGTTGAAAAAGAATATTCATCTGAATCTTATACAAACAAATATTATTCTCTTATAAGAGTTTCTTTTTGGAGTTTGCAAGCGAATTATTCAAATTTTCCACTTTACACTATCAAAGAAAATAACAAATATATAAGTAAACTAACACAGGATACATTTAAAGAATTTGTTAATAATAATCAAGATTTAGATGAATTTTTAAATGTACGATCATCCAATTTTTCATTTCCAATTGATGCTGTCATTACTTGGGTTAATGGTGATGATCCTGAATGGAAATCAGAAAAAGAATTTTACTCAAATTTGCATTTAGTTAATGATAGTAATAATAATACTGAAAGTAGGGCTAATGAGGATGAACGATTCAGAAATAGAAATGAATTGAAATATTTACTACGTTCAATCGAAATGTTTGCACCGTTTATAAGAAAAATTTTTATTGTTACCTGCGGACAAACGCCTGAATGGTTAAATATTGATAATGATAGAATAGTATTAGTTAATCATAATGAAATTTATAAAGATAAAGAAGCTTTACCAGTTTTTAACTCAAGTAGCATAGAGACTCAACTTCATCACATTGAAGGTTTATCGGAGCATTTTATCTATTTTAATGATGATTTCATGCTTACCGATTTTTGTGTTCCCAATGACTTTTTCTTTGCTAATGGCATAATGAAATATTTTCCTTCAGATACAAGGGTATTTGAGAGTGATATTGATGATTCTCGTGAAGAATATTTAATAGCGGATCGAAATGCAATTTCTTTAATAAAGGAAGATTTCGGTAAGTCAGGAAATGATGTTATGTTACATTGTCCATATCCTTCAAGAAAAAGTATTCTTTCTCTTTTAGAAGATAGATTTGAATCTGAATTTGCTAAATGTGCAAAGGAACGATTTAGATCAAAAAATGATTTAAGACCGATTGCATTTATGCAATATCATTATGGTTTTCTTAAAGGATTAGCTATTCCAAGCTCTTTAACACATAGGTATTTAGCTTTATACAAAGATACTATTGATAGACAGTTCAATGGTGTTTTTGTAACTCGTAAATATAAATCTATATGTATTAATGATGTAGCAGTTCCTACTGAAAGACTTTCTGCAGTTAATGAACTGACTATCCAATTTTTAGAATCTTATTTTCCTTTCGAATCTTCATTCGAAAAGTAA
- a CDS encoding cyclic nucleotide-binding domain-containing protein, protein MQIKYKSLRSKSYSVPCELCSAGSLCIPMLLNNTLHTVLDRKKSYIKDEILIHENTSLTKLFIIHSGALKTYVTTSNGNEQINGFYLPGDIVGLDSISTKVYNYSIKALNNVSICELRYDELMDLVDTNKTTRDMIFKLLSNDIYNFQKLVLCYSQKKADERLAYFIYSLYKRYEKRGHTSLNIKLSMSRTDIANYLGLTIETVSRILTKFQELDILSVKGKYIFIKNLNALIVLGK, encoded by the coding sequence ATGCAAATTAAATATAAGTCATTACGATCAAAAAGTTATTCTGTTCCATGTGAATTGTGCAGTGCCGGATCACTATGTATCCCAATGTTACTCAATAATACCCTACATACAGTGTTAGATCGTAAAAAGTCTTATATAAAAGATGAGATCTTAATTCACGAAAACACATCTTTGACAAAATTATTCATCATCCATTCAGGTGCTTTAAAAACCTATGTTACTACTTCAAATGGTAATGAACAAATTAATGGTTTTTATCTACCAGGTGATATTGTTGGGTTAGATTCCATTTCAACAAAGGTTTATAACTATAGTATTAAAGCATTAAACAATGTTTCTATATGCGAACTCCGTTATGATGAACTTATGGATTTAGTTGATACAAATAAAACTACTAGAGACATGATTTTTAAATTATTAAGTAATGATATCTATAATTTTCAAAAATTAGTTTTATGTTATTCACAAAAAAAGGCTGATGAACGTCTAGCCTATTTCATCTATTCTCTTTATAAACGTTATGAAAAACGTGGTCATACTTCATTGAATATAAAATTATCTATGAGTAGAACCGATATTGCTAATTATCTAGGATTAACTATTGAAACTGTTAGTAGAATTTTAACTAAATTTCAAGAACTTGATATTTTATCTGTAAAAGGAAAATATATTTTCATCAAAAATTTAAACGCTTTAATTGTTTTGGGAAAGTAA
- a CDS encoding capsule biosynthesis protein has translation MKENILLLQGPVGPFFKNVAKWLQNQGCKVYKINLNGGDEFFFPQNSMSFYEPIAKFHQFLVDYIDKYNINAIVVFGDCRAYHKIAKSIVNSNPSLSFWVFEEGYLRPHYITFEKNGVNGYSLIPKNHDFYQNIQITSFKANKGKSHFYSMIYYTCVYYILMFLKKRKYPNYIHHRKTSLTFYTFYWGLALIRKLKARVILPRLIKKIVNDEYKPFYIFPLQCDQDFQIQVHSYYHSMRSYIFRVIRSFSMFADDKSYLLIKHHPMDEGFNNYEKLIKKLTKRYGVSERVIYMHGVPMPILLRKAKGLVTVNSTCGFSALIHGLPVKVLGNAHYDIEGLTFQKGLHHFWKEGIKPDAELFERYRTYLCNKSQIKGSVYYNNFELNIN, from the coding sequence ATGAAAGAAAATATTCTTTTGTTACAAGGACCTGTTGGTCCATTTTTTAAAAATGTTGCAAAATGGTTACAAAATCAAGGATGTAAAGTTTATAAAATTAATTTAAATGGAGGCGATGAGTTTTTCTTTCCGCAGAATAGTATGTCTTTTTATGAACCGATTGCCAAATTTCATCAATTTTTAGTTGATTATATTGACAAATATAATATTAATGCAATTGTTGTTTTTGGAGATTGTCGTGCTTACCACAAAATAGCTAAATCAATAGTTAATTCCAACCCAAGTTTATCTTTTTGGGTTTTTGAAGAAGGTTATTTAAGGCCACATTATATTACATTTGAAAAAAATGGCGTTAATGGCTATTCTCTAATTCCTAAGAATCATGATTTTTATCAAAATATCCAAATTACCTCTTTTAAAGCGAATAAAGGTAAATCCCATTTTTATTCAATGATTTATTACACTTGTGTTTATTATATTTTAATGTTTTTAAAAAAACGAAAGTACCCAAATTATATACATCACAGAAAAACCTCACTAACTTTTTATACTTTTTATTGGGGTTTAGCATTAATACGAAAACTTAAGGCAAGAGTAATACTGCCAAGATTAATAAAAAAGATAGTTAATGACGAATATAAGCCATTTTATATTTTTCCATTGCAATGTGATCAAGATTTTCAAATACAAGTTCATAGTTACTACCATTCAATGAGATCATATATTTTTAGAGTTATTCGATCATTTTCCATGTTTGCTGATGATAAAAGTTATCTACTAATCAAGCATCATCCAATGGATGAAGGTTTTAATAATTATGAAAAATTGATTAAAAAATTAACTAAAAGATATGGTGTTAGTGAAAGAGTAATATACATGCATGGCGTTCCTATGCCAATTTTGTTAAGAAAAGCAAAAGGATTAGTAACAGTTAACAGTACTTGTGGATTTTCAGCACTTATCCATGGTTTACCAGTTAAAGTATTAGGTAATGCTCATTATGATATTGAAGGACTAACTTTTCAAAAAGGACTCCATCATTTCTGGAAAGAAGGGATAAAACCTGATGCTGAATTGTTTGAGCGTTATCGAACTTATTTATGTAATAAATCCCAGATAAAGGGATCGGTTTATTATAATAATTTTGAGTTAAACATTAATTAA
- the hrpA gene encoding ATP-dependent RNA helicase HrpA, translated as MLSQQQLKDLKSTTFLDKHKIIKLAKKDHLENDINLAIQAANQHYQARVLSLPNKIHYPDNLPVSEKKQAIYDAIKNNQVVIIAGETGSGKTTQIPKICLELGLGIKGYIGHTQPRRLAARSVANRIAEELKTEIGQLVGYKVRFSDHVSETTLIKLMTDGILLAEIQKDKLLLQYDTIIIDEAHERSLNIDFILGYLKQLLPKRPDLKVIITSATIDVERFSNHFNQAPIIEVSGRTYPVEVRYRPPIFNEEDDTNNDFQPILDAIEELSAESFGDILIFLTGEREIRDVADILNKLELRHTDILPLYARLSATEQNRIFQSHSKRRIILATNVAETSLTVPGIKYVIDPGLARISRYSYRTKVQRLPIEPISQASANQRKGRCGRTSDGICIRLYDENDFLSRPEFTDPEILRTNLASVILQMTSLGLGDIAAFPFVEAPDSRYIRDGIRLLEELGAIYFKHHQYHLTETGKILAQLPIDPRLARMLVEARRSGCTKEIMIITAALSIQDPRERPFDKQQASDEKHRRFADKESDFLSLINLWNYIQEQQDLLSGNQFRRLCQKEFLNYLRIREWQDVYTQIRQTIKQLAFPINSKAADYISLHTSLLSGLLSHIGMKEIEKREYIGARNIKFAIFPNSALFKSQPKWCIVSELVETSRLWGRTAAKIESEWIEPIAKHLIKYSYSEPRWSKKQGTTIANEKVTLFGLPIVASRIVNYSKIDPVLSRSLFIRHALVEGDWLTNHKFYKQNQKLIKEVEDLEHKSRRQDILIDDDELYEFYDKRIDDSVISTKHFDSWWKQKQKSQPDYLNIEKEMLIKQSAQLVNLSDFPDFWYQDNFKLALDYQFDIGHNRDGVTIKIPIDLLNQIKNRGFDWQVPGFRKNLIIALIKSLPKSLRRNLVPAPNYAEAFLERIKTTDQPILESLENEFRKMTGVKITSEDWQLDQVPDYLKMTFSIINSNNEEIASGKDLVLLKEQLKNEVQKALSTLTTKKIVSIEQSNITDWNFGTLPTTYEEKQKNYTVKAYPALIDHQNSVSIELVENQEEQQKLNKLGLRRLLMLNIPSPIKYLHEKLPNKSKLGLYFNSFGTVLMLIDDFIACAVDELIDKYNQSIKNQDQYQKLLDYTKANINETVIDIAKQVESILTLHYNINKKLKGRVDLSLAFALSDIKRQLSNLVYKGFVADSGYKRLADVYRYLLAIEKRIEKLMGNVTKDRQSMNIIEEVENQYEKWVNSLPQIVRSKDSVINIRWMIEELRVNLFAQQLGTSYPISPKRVKQQIELVKSEL; from the coding sequence ATGTTATCTCAACAGCAACTAAAAGATTTAAAATCAACGACTTTCTTAGATAAACATAAAATAATAAAACTGGCTAAAAAAGATCATCTTGAGAATGATATTAATTTGGCTATACAAGCAGCTAACCAGCATTACCAAGCTCGAGTATTGTCGTTACCAAATAAAATCCATTATCCTGACAATTTACCTGTATCTGAAAAAAAACAGGCGATTTATGATGCTATAAAAAACAATCAAGTTGTCATTATTGCAGGTGAAACAGGTTCAGGTAAAACGACACAAATTCCGAAGATTTGTTTAGAGTTAGGTTTAGGGATTAAAGGATATATTGGTCATACCCAACCAAGACGATTAGCTGCTCGTTCTGTTGCAAATCGTATTGCGGAAGAATTAAAAACAGAAATAGGGCAGTTAGTTGGTTATAAAGTTAGATTCTCAGATCATGTGAGTGAAACAACATTAATAAAATTAATGACTGATGGTATATTACTTGCTGAAATCCAAAAAGATAAATTGTTGCTACAATATGATACTATTATTATTGATGAAGCTCATGAACGTAGTTTAAATATTGACTTTATTTTAGGTTATCTAAAGCAACTATTACCTAAACGTCCAGATTTGAAAGTAATAATTACATCAGCAACCATTGATGTGGAACGATTTTCTAATCACTTTAATCAAGCGCCAATAATTGAAGTTTCTGGACGAACTTATCCTGTTGAAGTGAGATACCGTCCACCCATTTTCAATGAAGAAGATGATACAAATAACGATTTTCAACCTATTCTTGATGCTATAGAGGAACTATCAGCAGAAAGCTTTGGTGACATATTAATATTTTTAACTGGTGAACGGGAAATTCGTGATGTAGCCGATATACTTAATAAATTAGAATTACGCCATACCGATATTTTACCTTTATATGCCAGATTATCTGCAACAGAACAAAATCGCATATTCCAATCCCATTCCAAACGTCGAATTATTCTTGCAACTAATGTTGCAGAAACATCATTAACTGTACCAGGAATTAAATATGTAATTGATCCTGGTTTAGCCAGAATTAGTCGTTATAGCTATCGAACAAAAGTCCAGCGATTACCAATTGAACCGATCTCCCAAGCTTCGGCTAATCAACGAAAAGGTCGTTGTGGGCGTACCTCGGATGGTATATGTATTCGTTTATATGATGAAAATGATTTTTTATCACGACCAGAATTTACTGATCCCGAAATATTACGAACTAATTTAGCTTCGGTAATTTTACAAATGACTTCATTAGGTTTAGGTGATATCGCTGCTTTTCCTTTTGTCGAAGCACCTGATTCCAGATATATTCGTGATGGTATTCGATTATTAGAAGAGCTTGGAGCTATATACTTTAAGCATCATCAGTATCATTTAACTGAAACAGGTAAAATTTTAGCTCAATTGCCTATTGATCCAAGATTGGCCAGAATGTTAGTAGAAGCAAGGCGATCTGGTTGTACAAAAGAAATAATGATAATTACAGCGGCCTTGTCTATCCAAGATCCAAGAGAAAGGCCATTTGATAAGCAACAAGCTTCTGATGAAAAACATCGCCGTTTTGCAGATAAAGAATCAGACTTTTTATCCTTAATTAATTTGTGGAATTACATCCAAGAACAGCAAGATCTTTTATCAGGAAATCAATTTAGACGATTATGTCAAAAAGAATTTTTAAATTATCTTCGTATCAGGGAATGGCAAGATGTCTATACGCAAATTAGACAGACCATCAAACAATTAGCTTTTCCAATAAACAGTAAAGCTGCTGATTATATTTCCTTACATACTTCTTTGTTGAGTGGGTTATTATCTCATATTGGCATGAAAGAAATTGAAAAACGTGAATATATCGGTGCCCGAAATATTAAGTTTGCAATCTTTCCAAATTCAGCACTTTTTAAAAGTCAGCCGAAATGGTGTATTGTTAGCGAACTGGTCGAAACAAGTCGATTATGGGGGAGAACTGCAGCTAAAATTGAATCAGAATGGATCGAGCCTATAGCCAAACATTTGATTAAATACAGTTATAGTGAACCAAGATGGTCTAAAAAGCAGGGCACCACAATAGCCAACGAAAAAGTAACATTATTTGGTTTACCAATTGTTGCTAGTCGTATAGTTAATTATAGTAAAATTGATCCAGTTTTAAGTCGTTCATTATTTATCAGGCACGCATTAGTTGAAGGTGATTGGTTAACTAATCACAAATTTTATAAACAAAATCAAAAATTAATCAAGGAAGTTGAAGATCTTGAACATAAATCTCGTCGCCAAGATATTTTAATTGACGACGATGAGCTTTACGAGTTCTATGATAAACGTATTGACGATTCAGTTATTTCTACAAAACATTTTGATAGTTGGTGGAAACAAAAGCAAAAATCTCAACCTGATTATCTTAATATTGAAAAGGAGATGCTGATCAAACAATCAGCACAGTTGGTTAATCTAAGTGATTTCCCTGATTTCTGGTATCAAGATAATTTTAAATTAGCATTAGATTATCAATTTGATATTGGTCATAACCGTGACGGTGTCACAATTAAAATCCCTATTGATTTGTTAAATCAAATAAAAAATAGAGGATTTGATTGGCAAGTTCCTGGATTCAGGAAAAATTTAATTATTGCCCTAATTAAATCATTACCAAAGTCATTACGTCGTAATCTTGTTCCTGCACCGAATTATGCAGAAGCATTTTTAGAGAGAATAAAAACAACAGACCAACCAATTCTTGAAAGTTTAGAAAATGAATTTCGCAAAATGACTGGAGTAAAAATCACATCTGAAGATTGGCAACTAGATCAGGTTCCCGATTATTTAAAAATGACATTTAGCATTATTAATAGCAATAATGAAGAAATTGCATCAGGCAAAGATTTAGTTTTATTGAAAGAACAGTTAAAAAATGAAGTTCAAAAAGCTTTATCCACTTTAACTACAAAAAAAATAGTATCCATTGAGCAAAGTAATATAACTGATTGGAATTTTGGTACATTACCTACAACTTATGAAGAAAAACAGAAAAATTATACAGTTAAAGCTTATCCTGCACTCATCGATCATCAAAATTCAGTCAGTATCGAATTAGTTGAAAATCAAGAGGAACAACAAAAATTAAATAAATTGGGTCTTAGACGGTTGTTAATGCTGAATATTCCTTCACCAATCAAATATTTACATGAAAAATTACCGAATAAATCCAAATTAGGACTTTATTTTAATTCTTTTGGTACCGTATTAATGTTGATTGATGATTTTATTGCTTGTGCAGTTGATGAATTAATAGATAAATATAATCAAAGTATTAAAAATCAAGATCAATATCAAAAATTGCTTGATTATACCAAAGCAAATATCAATGAAACAGTTATAGATATTGCTAAACAGGTAGAAAGTATTTTGACTTTACACTATAACATTAACAAAAAATTAAAAGGTCGAGTTGATCTATCATTAGCTTTTGCTCTGTCAGACATAAAAAGGCAACTTAGTAATCTAGTTTATAAAGGTTTTGTTGCTGATTCGGGTTATAAACGACTTGCCGATGTTTATCGTTACCTACTAGCAATTGAAAAAAGAATTGAAAAACTTATGGGTAATGTAACGAAAGATAGACAATCGATGAATATTATCGAGGAAGTTGAAAATCAATATGAAAAATGGGTTAATAGCTTGCCACAAATTGTTAGATCTAAAGATAGTGTCATTAATATACGATGGATGATTGAAGAGTTAAGAGTGAATCTATTTGCTCAGCAATTAGGAACTTCTTATCCAATTTCACCTAAACGAGTTAAACAGCAGATCGAACTTGTAAAATCTGAATTATAA
- a CDS encoding META domain-containing protein, whose protein sequence is MKKTIFILPLIATAFAISGCNKSNNIKDTDLMHHHFVLVKANGQEIASDKYAELEFGENMTITGKMCNLFSGKVALNDNVIKGAGLAMTKMVCPDRELGELDAVIEDLIVKGAKIELTKDQLILKNEDNELTYKLKELM, encoded by the coding sequence ATGAAAAAAACGATTTTTATTTTACCTTTAATTGCTACAGCTTTCGCCATTTCTGGTTGTAATAAATCAAACAATATCAAAGATACCGATCTTATGCATCACCACTTTGTGCTAGTAAAGGCTAATGGACAAGAAATCGCATCTGATAAGTATGCTGAATTAGAATTCGGTGAAAATATGACAATAACAGGAAAAATGTGCAATTTATTTTCTGGTAAAGTTGCATTAAATGATAATGTTATTAAAGGAGCAGGTTTAGCTATGACCAAAATGGTTTGTCCTGATAGAGAACTGGGTGAATTAGATGCAGTTATTGAAGACTTAATTGTTAAAGGTGCAAAGATTGAATTAACAAAGGATCAATTAATTCTAAAGAATGAAGATAACGAACTTACTTATAAACTTAAAGAGTTAATGTGA
- a CDS encoding CatB-related O-acetyltransferase encodes MNQEQKVILQKHKIYTYMGTKFENNAEVSCEVPIKIGGEISFKGSIGAYTYIRKGCRLSPALKSIGRYCSIAPDVKIGDGNHPTDWLSTSPFQWGAFPVPMEEPLENSLVFKKPNRTITIGNDVWIGTNVTITPNVKIGDGAIIAAGAVVVKDVEPYSIVGGVPAKLIRYRFSNEIIERLLNQQWWRFAPNMLTKVSFDRPELAVEEIDILIKDKNILEDKPNIIKIGANGIIL; translated from the coding sequence ATGAATCAAGAACAAAAAGTAATTCTTCAAAAACATAAAATATATACATATATGGGAACAAAGTTTGAAAATAATGCTGAAGTTTCGTGTGAAGTTCCAATAAAAATTGGTGGAGAAATATCATTTAAAGGTTCAATAGGGGCCTATACTTACATAAGAAAAGGGTGTCGACTGTCTCCCGCATTAAAATCGATCGGACGTTACTGTTCTATAGCACCAGATGTAAAAATAGGAGATGGTAATCACCCTACAGATTGGCTTTCTACAAGCCCATTTCAATGGGGTGCTTTTCCTGTACCAATGGAAGAACCATTAGAGAATTCCCTTGTTTTTAAGAAACCTAATAGAACAATTACGATTGGTAATGATGTTTGGATTGGTACAAATGTAACTATAACACCCAATGTAAAGATCGGTGATGGAGCTATCATTGCAGCAGGTGCTGTTGTAGTTAAAGATGTTGAACCATATTCGATAGTAGGAGGTGTTCCGGCTAAATTAATTCGCTATAGATTCAGCAATGAAATAATTGAAAGATTATTAAATCAGCAATGGTGGAGATTTGCTCCTAATATGCTCACAAAAGTTAGTTTTGATCGTCCTGAGTTAGCGGTTGAAGAAATTGATATACTCATAAAGGATAAAAATATATTAGAAGATAAACCAAATATTATAAAAATTGGGGCTAATGGAATTATTCTATAA
- a CDS encoding YdgH/BhsA/McbA-like domain containing protein, protein MISLKKTLIVAAIAASPISSFAAQQLNEEQAKDLQSFKQITVRGAFYTDSDYVMAMSKAADKEGASAFYITTTNISPSNDTLRIVYAKLYKSDAPKAVEATENFRKFEGVYEYPKSKAIRLEPFNIVRIRGYFPSEIDVNQAVAKEALTKGAYAFYIDSRSELGSNIQVAAYLFKKDAPERKLQPENAIPYDSEAGQLALAQGGEAAMQVEKPGYYSPSAFNEKFYADKFNNKVKVIDQSTTKTIQTKVTETASTNVVPEVTTEPQRLTRYTVTLPDGKKIQELNDATAAKMVAFDTIKFRGYYVTDHEISYQAGKRAIESGAKYYHIARVAHDTKGPNITVFVDLYK, encoded by the coding sequence ATGATAAGTTTAAAGAAAACTCTTATTGTTGCGGCTATTGCTGCAAGTCCAATTAGCTCATTTGCAGCGCAACAATTAAATGAAGAACAAGCTAAAGACCTTCAATCTTTTAAACAAATAACTGTTCGTGGTGCTTTTTATACTGATAGTGATTATGTCATGGCTATGTCAAAAGCAGCTGATAAAGAAGGTGCTTCAGCATTCTATATAACTACTACTAATATCAGTCCATCGAATGATACATTGCGTATTGTTTACGCTAAATTATATAAGTCAGATGCACCAAAAGCCGTAGAAGCAACTGAGAATTTCCGTAAATTTGAAGGTGTATATGAATATCCAAAATCAAAGGCGATTCGGTTAGAACCTTTTAATATCGTGCGTATACGTGGATATTTTCCTAGTGAAATTGATGTAAATCAAGCCGTTGCAAAAGAAGCTTTAACAAAAGGTGCCTACGCTTTTTATATTGATTCTCGTTCTGAATTAGGAAGTAACATCCAAGTTGCAGCTTATTTGTTTAAAAAAGATGCCCCAGAGCGTAAGCTTCAACCAGAAAACGCCATACCTTATGATTCTGAAGCAGGTCAACTTGCCCTTGCACAAGGCGGTGAAGCGGCGATGCAAGTTGAAAAACCTGGTTATTATTCACCATCTGCATTTAATGAAAAATTTTATGCAGACAAATTTAATAATAAAGTAAAAGTAATAGATCAATCTACCACGAAGACGATACAAACGAAAGTAACTGAAACTGCTTCAACTAATGTAGTTCCTGAAGTTACAACCGAACCACAACGTTTAACTCGTTACACTGTAACGCTTCCTGACGGAAAGAAAATTCAAGAATTGAATGATGCTACAGCCGCAAAAATGGTTGCTTTTGATACTATTAAATTCCGTGGATATTATGTAACTGATCATGAAATTTCTTATCAAGCAGGTAAAAGAGCGATTGAAAGTGGAGCCAAATATTATCATATTGCTCGAGTAGCTCATGATACCAAAGGACCAAATATCACTGTATTTGTAGATCTTTATAAGTAG
- a CDS encoding stealth family protein, which translates to MSKFNKFVRNPGIFFRDYFINKYPLSFDEQGHNVVNENILIMDDFRLYNIYENQCSEIIDVVITWVNNNDPNWIKKLKYYKAHSKNNLNRLSIDSSRFENHGELYYVIKSIESHIPWVNSIFLVTDDQIPEFPLSDKVKIIDHKQIISHKYLPTFNSHVIEAHLHNIPGLSENFIYFNDDVFIARKLPKTHFLSGNNLSSLFLNRKNLDQMIKKGVKTPTLLASLNCRELLLKKYNKKISNPLVHAYVPLKKSYFKLAWLLFGNEINNFLPNRFRYDNDLNLATFLVPWMMYLGGKSKLSRDICYHFNIRSASSFSHYHMLNTRKNENILPHSFCANDFISNIQNPFDYKANLMAFLKKFYS; encoded by the coding sequence ATGAGTAAATTCAATAAATTTGTAAGAAATCCAGGTATATTTTTTAGGGATTATTTTATAAATAAATATCCTTTATCATTTGATGAACAAGGTCACAATGTTGTCAATGAAAATATCTTAATCATGGATGATTTTAGATTATATAATATTTATGAAAATCAATGTTCAGAAATCATTGATGTGGTTATTACATGGGTTAATAATAATGATCCAAATTGGATTAAAAAGCTAAAGTATTATAAAGCTCATAGTAAAAATAATCTTAACCGTTTATCCATTGATAGTTCAAGGTTTGAAAATCATGGTGAATTATATTATGTAATTAAAAGCATTGAATCTCACATACCTTGGGTAAACTCAATATTTTTAGTAACAGATGATCAAATTCCAGAATTTCCTTTATCTGATAAAGTTAAAATAATTGATCATAAACAAATAATAAGTCATAAATATCTTCCCACATTTAATTCTCATGTCATTGAAGCACATTTACATAATATCCCCGGATTATCTGAAAACTTTATTTACTTTAATGATGATGTGTTTATTGCTAGAAAACTACCTAAAACACATTTTCTAAGCGGTAATAATTTATCATCTTTGTTTTTAAACAGAAAAAATTTGGATCAAATGATTAAAAAGGGTGTAAAAACGCCAACACTATTAGCTAGCTTGAATTGTCGGGAATTGCTATTGAAAAAGTATAATAAAAAAATTAGTAATCCATTGGTGCATGCCTATGTTCCATTAAAGAAATCTTATTTCAAATTAGCGTGGTTGCTGTTTGGAAATGAAATTAATAACTTTCTGCCTAATAGGTTTAGATATGATAATGATCTTAATTTGGCCACCTTTCTAGTTCCTTGGATGATGTATCTTGGTGGTAAGTCTAAATTATCACGTGATATTTGCTATCATTTTAATATTAGATCTGCGTCATCCTTCAGTCATTATCATATGTTAAATACAAGAAAAAATGAAAATATATTACCCCATTCTTTCTGTGCTAATGATTTTATTTCCAACATTCAAAATCCTTTTGATTATAAAGCTAATTTAATGGCTTTTCTAAAAAAATTTTACAGTTAA